AGCGTCGCTGCCATTACCACCTGGGACTGGCCATGAGACAGACATTTTAGTTTGATTGATTTTGTATTGTTAAGTTTGTGTTCATGTGACGGGGGATTTTAGATCCAATCCCTTGCTAGATATGGAGCGAACATGTCATGTTCGTATATTGCCGGAGTAAACGTCACAAAGAAATTCCCGTCGATGTTGATGGCTCCTCCTTTGGAGTCTCCATCGGCTGTTGGTATCATATTCCATTGCCTTGTGGAGCAGCGTTGCTGCCTTTACTTCTTGGGACTGGCCATGAGACCTACATTATTTGTCTAAATTTCAgtttctttgtattttatttactGGACTGCCAATGATGATATCGGTTAACAAAATACCATCTTTCGGGACTGAACGGCATTTCAAGCCTTGCTGTCAAATCCGATATTCTGAGGCCTTTTATTAAGATTTAGTGTgctgtttttttcttctcttttgcaGATTTTGGAGATGTTCTTGGAAGGTGAAACTATATATCATGGTTAGAGACTGGTGGCAATCTGTCTGTTTTGATCTTAGTACTGCGAAAGCTGCCTTTGGGGGAGTTAGAACATAATAATGTACATTGTTTTTTATAGCTTCATGAAGCTTATGCTTGATGTTCATTGACAAAGAATGATAGAAATAAATTTTCTGAGTTCTGAACATTGTTTGCAACTTTTTTGATACAATTACGCAATGAATCTCAACTTTGAACCTTATGTATTGATGTTAAACTGTTATCCAATCGGGAATAGGATTGTGATTGTAATATAAGATGGTTTAAATATAATTCCATTTAGTTTCACAGTTGAATGTGtatagtttattgatttgtaaaAGCACATTCTTAACCTGCGAAATTCTTGATGTTTATTCAACAAATATCCTTTCACACATCCCACTTTGAACATTGCTTTTTGGTGCCCACTGGCCCTGGTATCTCTGCAAGAGCATGTTTCGCTTTGTGCAATCTTATAGTGATCATGTTTATTTTAGCAAATATAtagaaaccaaaaaaaaaataaatagctGATGGGTTGCAACAGAgccaaaaaaattgaaactttgaCGAGTGTTCATTGTCATGTACGTTACATATAGGATTCATTATGAGGTTTGACAAGACTCGATGAAATCTAATGTGTTGTTCAACTGTTTATACACTCGGATTAGAATGGGAATACAGAATAGTGtgatttgattttgttttacaGATGAATGAATTCAGTTTATTGGTTCGTAAAGGAATACTTAGTATTCATAAATGATAACATTCGGTATTTATACAAATCTTGTCAATCAGCCAATCCATTCTCTATGTTCAGTTACTAATCAGTTGAAACTTGTAACTTTGACTTCGATATGGGTTTGTGTTCTAAAATTCCCTCTTCAGATCCTACTTTGAACTTGGTAGTTTTTTGGTGCCCAAGGGGCCAAGGGTCTTGATTCTCTGCAAGAGCAGTCTTTTTGATCTCTGTGCAATCTCAGTATATTCATAAAGCACATATGAGGAGAaacctaaatttttttaattctattgAATATTATTGACAATGTGTTTCAACAGTAAGCCAAAAAAAACGGTAACTTAATGAGTTTTCTCATGTACATTCTACATATAGTAACTTTGGTATCGGCTTAGCATAAATTTAATCTCTACATTAGTGTCCACATAGTTCAGGAGTATACCCTGCATCCTTCAAAATTGGAGTTATACTGTTAATGGTTCTATAAATCTCCTCAGTTTGTTGATGAGACTTATCACTCATGACGAAAAAGTGAAACTCCCTTTGAATCTCAATTCTACTATAACCAGGATCCTTACTCATTCCTGATTTCTTCATCATAGCTCTAATCTCTTCAACATTGTCCCACAGCCCAGATGTGGCAAAAGCATTTGAGAAAACCACAAATTTCCCAGAATTTTCAGGATCCAATTCAAAGTAATTTGCTGCAGCATGTTTCATCAAATCTATATCTTCATGAACCTTACAGCCCCCAACCAAAGCCCCCCACATAACAGAGTGCTCCTTGCAAGGTGCATCGAGGACAAGGTTGTAGGCTTCTTGCAACCTCCCAGCCCTGGCAAGAAGATCAACCATGGCAGCATAATGTTGCCCTCTTGGTTTAATTCCATACATCTTTGTCATCAACGAAAAGTATCTCAACGCTTCGGATACAAAGCCTCCATGACCACAAGCAGCAAGAACCGCAAGGAAAGTAACATAATTTGGTCGGTAGCCTTCATTTATCATACTATGAAATGATTCCAAAACTTCAAAAACTCTTCCATGTTGGCCATACCCAGATATCAAAGCAGTCCATGTAATTACATTCCTATTTGAAGATTTGTTAAATGCCTTATGCCCATCAGATAAGCTACTGCATTTGAAGTACATATCTACTAGGGCACTAGACACAACAACATTATCACCAATTTGACATTTAATCAAAACTCCATGTGCTCTCTTTCCATGTTCCAAAGAAGCTAAACTAGCACAAGCTCTCAAAACTGATGCAAAGGTATATTGATCAGGCAATAGACCACTTTGTCTCATCTTAAAATAAAACTCCAATCCAACTTCTCCAAGCCCCTTCTGTACATACCCAGCAATCAATGAATTCCATGAAACCAAACTTTTCTCCAACAAATTTTCATGAAGGATATATGCAGTTTCTAAGTCACCTGATTTGGCATATAATATCAGTAGTTTGGTGTTAATATATTCATTGGGTACATGTCCAACAACAACCATTTGGGCATGgattctttttcctttcatgTACTCTTTCCTGAAAATGCATTCTTGTAACAGAAGACGGTAAGTTTTGGAGTGAAATTGCAAGGCCATACAGCACAAAAGTGCAACTGCTTCAGGCAATCTCCCAGTCGAACATAAGCCCCTTAACGTTTTATCCCAGAATGAGGTATCTTCTTTCTGGTGTGGCTTGACCTGAAAGCTGGGAATTTCTAAGGAGATAGGTACTTAAGTCAAGTCAATGGGATATGAAAGAGTAAATGTAAGTTTGTTAACATTCTCTTTATACAAGAAACCAGGTCCAAGAAAAATGTAAAGGAAGTATACAACAACCCAAAACCCTAAATTCCAAAGGAAGCATTACAGTTAAATTCAATCCCAATATCAGTACGAAGCTGGAAATTATGAAATGTGAAACAGCAGAACTGTGTGGGGAGCAAATAAATTTACACATACAGTCGGGAATtgagaaagaaatgaagaaggaaaaggggAAACCTGGGGTAGGCGGATTCAGATTTATGCCGGCGGCGGCGATGAACAATGGGGATTTCAGCTGCAACAATCGACTTGGTGAAGAGATGAATCACGCCGGAAAAAGAAGGGCGACAGACTACAGAGGCGCATTTGAGCATCTGGATGAAAGAGAACAAGTTGGGGTTGAAGGGAAGATGGTGGTGTGAAATAGGAGAAGCTCTAGCGGCTGAGTGGTACGAGTGACGAAGGTTTTGCGTTGTATAAAAGAAACTGCAAATGATCAATTCTTcattgtttctttctttctttgacTTCTGACCTCGATGAAGAAGATCGTACATACAAATAAACACTTAGCTAGTttgttttcttcaaaatttgtaacaatCTAATCTCTATAATGAAAAATTCTGTCAAAATTGGGTGTTAATCCTATAATCATTTAGAACATTCTATAACAATTCTCTCAAACTATCTTTCCTGGCAATGTCTTAATCTTCCAAGTTAAAACATTTGGTCCCTAATCACTCTGTCAATCTAATCTATTTATGTAAGAGACCCTCAAAATTTAATTGCTACTTGATaaaatttaggataaaattgttatgaatttgaaaatataagaacTAGATATTAAAAGTTAGCTCTTACCCACTTTGGGGTGGTTTCAATCaattatcactttttttttaattttcttttaaaaaaatatgtttattgaTATTTATCAATCTACTGAGACGCTTCAAATTAataattctctcaatttttaaaaattacacgGTAAGACCTTTGgtgataaaaatagtaaaattattattatggaTATTAGAAGGgacataataataaatagatagtaagttgattgtgttttttttagttataaatagagGGAGTAGGTTGGGATTAAGAGTGAGAAGAATTTATGTGAGATTTTCTTTGGGAATTTGGGAGAGGATTCTCAACCCTGTACAATGTGTTGGGGTATATTGTAATTTTTACATGATATTACAATATAGTTctatcttttaatttctttgtttGTTCTTTATGTTTTTGAGTTCTCTTGTTAGGAAGCAtgctaacaaattggtatcagagctgtTCATCCTGGAACATCGATTTTGATAATGGGTCTTGATCGATGGAATGAAGTACTCTCAGTGATATATAGAGAACAAGAGGATTGCAACAAAGGATCAATGATTCTTTGCAAAGAgatagagaaagagaagaaaaaaggcCAACATCTATCAAAACAGAGGAAAAAGAATCGACAAAGAAAAGCTCAGAAAAACTAAAAACGCTAAAGGTAGTTGTTCCATCAAGTTTTGTCGAGAGGAAATTGACATAGAAGGTAAGACGAGAGataaggaaaaaagaaggaGGAAATAGGGAGCTCAACAACAtaggagaaaaagagaaaaagaacacagaattgaagatggagaaataaaaaaagaaaaacttgatTAACCATGGCCATTGTTGATAGAAAAGAGTGAAATGAATGAAAAGAAGCACTTGGTGGAAGTGGAAGTGTGCAACATTGAAAAGAAAAGTAGTTGATTGACTGATAAAATATCGTTCGAGGGAGAAAATTTCGATTATCAAATGGTAAGGAAAACGAGTTGGTATtcagataaagaagaagaaatcggTAGCAACTTAGGAGCTGAGATggcaaaggaaaaagaaaaaatagttcaAAAGCCGCAAGATTCAAAGGAGGAGAGGAGAAAAAATTATGAAGATGACGATAAGAGGCGATGGCATGGGTGGTTGGAGATGATAAAGAAACCACAAGGAGAGACAAAGCCACGTACGAAGATTGGAAGAAGACGGCGTGGGCAGATTTGAAGGCCGACTAGTAGCCAAGATGACATTGGATCCAAAAGTAAGGAGGATAGGCCAGATCTAACGACGAAGGGAAAGGTGGCCGACGATGAATGCAGTCAGATTGTTgccaagagagagaaaatgggacAATCAGGTGAAAGATGAGGACCACTAACGTGTCAATAGTTTATAGGAAAGATGTTTAAATGGAAAAGGGATGCCCACCCGAATGTAATAGGTTGGGTGAGTTTAAAAATTTGGAGTTCCATTATTATATATTGATGAAAGTGAAGAACGAAATTGGCATTGGTGAAAATGGAAGGGAAATGTTAGTCCTAGTGCAATCCATGTGTCAACTGTTTGGGTGATAGGAATGGAATCATAACCTTAATTTTGGAGTAATTAGATGAAAATTGAACCATAAATCAATAGCTAATGATGAAAGTTTTATCAGGAAAGCAGAGGAAGGGTTGGGCGAGAatggaaaaagggaaaaattcgCACAAAGCCAAAATGGGAGGCGAACAAAAAAATGATGGAGGAAAGGCTTACCGATAAACATCGAGGTCAGAGGAAACGGAAGAGTGGGGGAAAGTCTAGGACACATGAAGAGTGGGCTTCTATTGACTACTTGGAAGGAGTTTTTGTCGATGAAAAGGGAAGAAATTGTTGGGATGataccctaaactctcgttgggtccggtagtttgtaaacactataTTGAAAATACggttgtgatgtaataatatatgatattatcttcattattgtctatgaaacatgaaatattttatttgctttatcacaaaccaataaactatgatttttggttgtcattgtaacttaagcatgtatatgaagacatacaagtggataatgccttaagtgataaccaaaatggtctgtagtatatggatatagaagggaaaccttatcctggtgacactaccgagcgggggcatcctatacaaagaagtttgtataagaccggaccatgaagtgtttagtcttgttatataacgtcgttcatggcagagacttcacttcactaggatgaccacaggtaacatgaccttaattctgaatgagttgggaattcTTGCTTTTGAgagcagtcatttgatttgcatgggtgcgagtggtcagattgccgactcaaacctatcactttgggaattcgtctgatttcggaactgggaactcaactacacaagatggaattcacttcttccccgaagcaggggtaagtagatagattgctcccttaagggttgattctggggcttgaacaatgtggcgccacacatcttttCATAGCCCAAgcgatgttcacacatagtaggacttgttatattgttcattagagggatcagtggcacttaaggagttagatgtaactacatgggcaaaacggtaaattggcccaactatacttacaagcatctgtgaaggattatactgttgattggttatatctgatggacacagaaagatatctgtggtgagaagaatgcagctgtcggtctttaatggagtgctcgacagttaacgaatggtggatctcgtggctaaagagtttagtcagctattcacgtaccgttggagcttcaaactactggttcataaggtcccattggtagctcaatggattcaagttgagaatcaaattttgggtcagtttgaagtgtttaaattgacaagagggagtttgattatacatgatatgattaaactagtcaattatatatgatatagttgacttGATGtgtgagatacattaattggaggaaaaggatataaataagatttatatctagtggaagagaaaaagactatggtttatatgttgcatatgatgtgataataaaactataggttataaatataatatgataagttagttattatatttatttataattaaataattatgagataattgttggtggttttcttcATAACCGTgcatgaaagtgggaggttgctttcagttttcataactgaaggataaaatgaaaatagtttcattttgcaagagatcgGAGAATCGTTTCACTAAGTTATGTACTGCCCATCATATAGCTAACGAGAGCCTACATGAtagctcaagttttcctaaacgatcatgtacacgCGTAGTCAACCTAAATGATCGCGCGCAAGAACgatattctctaaacgatcagacccaattagctaaacgatcgtgcactttttctaaacgatcaagcacccatctatacgatagactccaaacctttcccacttgcttggtcattgaATACaatcgtgtttcctccttccctctaccaaattcaacagagcccatacctcttggattctcactccgagaataccaaggNctccttccctctaccaaattcaacagagcccatacctcttggattctcactccgagaataccaaggtcactgagtggtggtgtcctagTTGCTGCCTGTTCGTGTAGAAGACCGTTCGTTTGCAGAGCGACAACGAGTTTTGGTAGACGATTGACTTGGCGATCATAGCGACAACGAGAGGTGTTGTTTCTAG
The nucleotide sequence above comes from Benincasa hispida cultivar B227 chromosome 3, ASM972705v1, whole genome shotgun sequence. Encoded proteins:
- the LOC120072779 gene encoding pentatricopeptide repeat-containing protein At4g16470 codes for the protein MYDLLHRGQKSKKERNNEELIICSFFYTTQNLRHSYHSAARASPISHHHLPFNPNLFSFIQMLKCASVVCRPSFSGVIHLFTKSIVAAEIPIVHRRRRHKSESAYPSFQVKPHQKEDTSFWDKTLRGLCSTGRLPEAVALLCCMALQFHSKTYRLLLQECIFRKEYMKGKRIHAQMVVVGHVPNEYINTKLLILYAKSGDLETAYILHENLLEKSLVSWNSLIAGYVQKGLGEVGLEFYFKMRQSGLLPDQYTFASVLRACASLASLEHGKRAHGVLIKCQIGDNVVVSSALVDMYFKCSSLSDGHKAFNKSSNRNVITWTALISGYGQHGRVFEVLESFHSMINEGYRPNYVTFLAVLAACGHGGFVSEALRYFSLMTKMYGIKPRGQHYAAMVDLLARAGRLQEAYNLVLDAPCKEHSVMWGALVGGCKVHEDIDLMKHAAANYFELDPENSGKFVVFSNAFATSGLWDNVEEIRAMMKKSGMSKDPGYSRIEIQREFHFFVMSDKSHQQTEEIYRTINSITPILKDAGYTPELCGH